In one window of Rhinatrema bivittatum chromosome 10, aRhiBiv1.1, whole genome shotgun sequence DNA:
- the PRPF38B gene encoding pre-mRNA-splicing factor 38B isoform X2 encodes MNYALSSFCHLVWLREVPFWLAAETDFSQYFAYSEVLISIGAKDINLLPGLGEKSGDVTVDGVTHVEPWEKGSRKTAGQTGMCGGVRGVGTGGIVSTAFCLLYKLFTLKLTRKQVMGLITHTDSPYIRALGFMYIRYTQPPTDLWDWFEDFLDDEEVCQRGHLLDSFLNCRTTLSWVLNRKPIFGFSKDLDVKAGGGCIMTIGEMLRSFLTKLEWFSTLFPRIPVPVQKYIDVQIKNKPRKVKENKESAEEIERHPERRRSRSPKRSASPRRSPKRSRSRSHHREGYGSSSFDRELERERERQRLEREAKERDRDKQRSRSSDRRIERRRSRSRERHRTRSRSRDRKVERRERGREKENERSRKRDRDYEKGIEKNKTDIERPRDRERSKEKKSKDEDEKRQKDDKEEKKHREDRREPKKEKKHSRSRSRERKQRSGSHSKNTVRRSRSRSKEKLSKHKSESKEKSNKHSRSRSRGRADSVEKSKKLEHSHSKERPRKRSGSKERSHKREHSDSKDHTNKQDRRRSQSTEYDSQEKQQRNKDETV; translated from the exons TCTCAATAGGTGCAAAGGATATCAATCTGCTTCCAGGACTGGGGGAAAAAAGTGGCGATGTCACTGTTGATGGG GTTACACATGTTGAGCCCTGGGAAAAAGGAAGTAGGAAAACAGCAGGCCAGACTGGGATGTGCGGAGGG GTGAGAGGTGTTGGAACTGGAGGCATTGTGTCTACAGCTTTTTGCCTACTGTACAAGCTGTTTACATTGAAGCTGACCCGTAAACAAGTGATGGGCCTTATAACACATACGGACTCTCCATATATCAGGGCACTGGGATTTATGTATATCCG GTACACACAGCCCCCTACAGATTTGTGGGACTGGTTTGAGGATTTCCTTGATGATGAAGAGGTATGTCAGCGAgg CCATCTGTTGGACAGCTTTCTTAATTGCAGAACCACTCTTTCCTGGGTGCTTAACAGAAAACCCATATTTGGTTTCTCTAAG GACCTGGATGTCAAGGCTGGTGGAGGCTGTATTATGACTATTGGAGAGATGCTTCGCTCCTTTCTTACAAAACTGGAATGGTTTTCCACTTTGTTTCCAAGAATTCCTGTACCTGTACAGAAATATATTGATGTGCAGATAAAAAACAAGCCTAGAAAAGTTAAGGAGAACAAAGAGAGTGCTGAAGAAATAGAACGCCATCCAGAACGAAGGCGTTCAAG atCTCCAAAACGCTCTGCAAGTCCCAGAAGATCACCAAAGAGATCCAGAAGTAGAAGTCACCATCGTGAAGGTTATGGGTCATCTAGTTTTGACAGAGAACTAGAAAGAGAGCGTGAACGTCAGAGATTAGAAAGAGAAGCCAAGGAGCGGGACCGAGATAAACAAAGATCACGCAGTTCTGACCGTAGGATAGAACGCAGGCGcagcagaagcagagagaggcatAGGACCCGGAGCCGAAGTCGTGATAGAAAAgttgaaagaagagagagagggagagagaaggaaaacgAGAGAAGCAGGAAGCGAGATCGCGACTATGAGAAGGGAATTGAAAAGAACAAGACTGACATTGAAAGGCCACGAGACAGGGAAAGatcaaaagagaagaaaagtaaGGATGAAGACGAGAAACGGCAGAAGGatgacaaagaagaaaaaaagcaccGAGAGGACAGAAGAGAGCCCAAGAAAGAGAAGAAGCACAGTAGAAGTAGAAGCAGGGAGAGAAAGCAACGAAGTGGAAGTCACAGTAAGAATACTGTTAGGCGCAGTAGAAGCAGAAGCAAAGAAAAATTGAGCAAACACAAAagtgaaagtaaagaaaaatcaaacaaacataGCCGAAGCAGAAGCCGGGGAAGAGCGGACAGTGTAGAAAAGTCCAAGAAACTGGAGCATAGCCACAGCAAAGAAAGACCCCGGAAGCGTAGCGGGAGCAAAGAGCGATCCCACAAACGTGAGCATAGTGATAGTAAGGACCATACAAACAAACAGGACCGTCGACGGAGCCAAAGTACAGAGTATGATAGCCAAGAGAAGCAACAGAGAAATAAAGATGAGACTGTGTGA
- the PRPF38B gene encoding pre-mRNA-splicing factor 38B isoform X4, with amino-acid sequence MCGGVRGVGTGGIVSTAFCLLYKLFTLKLTRKQVMGLITHTDSPYIRALGFMYIRYTQPPTDLWDWFEDFLDDEEVCQRGHLLDSFLNCRTTLSWVLNRKPIFGFSKDLDVKAGGGCIMTIGEMLRSFLTKLEWFSTLFPRIPVPVQKYIDVQIKNKPRKVKENKESAEEIERHPERRRSRSPKRSASPRRSPKRSRSRSHHREGYGSSSFDRELERERERQRLEREAKERDRDKQRSRSSDRRIERRRSRSRERHRTRSRSRDRKVERRERGREKENERSRKRDRDYEKGIEKNKTDIERPRDRERSKEKKSKDEDEKRQKDDKEEKKHREDRREPKKEKKHSRSRSRERKQRSGSHSKNTVRRSRSRSKEKLSKHKSESKEKSNKHSRSRSRGRADSVEKSKKLEHSHSKERPRKRSGSKERSHKREHSDSKDHTNKQDRRRSQSTEYDSQEKQQRNKDETV; translated from the exons ATGTGCGGAGGG GTGAGAGGTGTTGGAACTGGAGGCATTGTGTCTACAGCTTTTTGCCTACTGTACAAGCTGTTTACATTGAAGCTGACCCGTAAACAAGTGATGGGCCTTATAACACATACGGACTCTCCATATATCAGGGCACTGGGATTTATGTATATCCG GTACACACAGCCCCCTACAGATTTGTGGGACTGGTTTGAGGATTTCCTTGATGATGAAGAGGTATGTCAGCGAgg CCATCTGTTGGACAGCTTTCTTAATTGCAGAACCACTCTTTCCTGGGTGCTTAACAGAAAACCCATATTTGGTTTCTCTAAG GACCTGGATGTCAAGGCTGGTGGAGGCTGTATTATGACTATTGGAGAGATGCTTCGCTCCTTTCTTACAAAACTGGAATGGTTTTCCACTTTGTTTCCAAGAATTCCTGTACCTGTACAGAAATATATTGATGTGCAGATAAAAAACAAGCCTAGAAAAGTTAAGGAGAACAAAGAGAGTGCTGAAGAAATAGAACGCCATCCAGAACGAAGGCGTTCAAG atCTCCAAAACGCTCTGCAAGTCCCAGAAGATCACCAAAGAGATCCAGAAGTAGAAGTCACCATCGTGAAGGTTATGGGTCATCTAGTTTTGACAGAGAACTAGAAAGAGAGCGTGAACGTCAGAGATTAGAAAGAGAAGCCAAGGAGCGGGACCGAGATAAACAAAGATCACGCAGTTCTGACCGTAGGATAGAACGCAGGCGcagcagaagcagagagaggcatAGGACCCGGAGCCGAAGTCGTGATAGAAAAgttgaaagaagagagagagggagagagaaggaaaacgAGAGAAGCAGGAAGCGAGATCGCGACTATGAGAAGGGAATTGAAAAGAACAAGACTGACATTGAAAGGCCACGAGACAGGGAAAGatcaaaagagaagaaaagtaaGGATGAAGACGAGAAACGGCAGAAGGatgacaaagaagaaaaaaagcaccGAGAGGACAGAAGAGAGCCCAAGAAAGAGAAGAAGCACAGTAGAAGTAGAAGCAGGGAGAGAAAGCAACGAAGTGGAAGTCACAGTAAGAATACTGTTAGGCGCAGTAGAAGCAGAAGCAAAGAAAAATTGAGCAAACACAAAagtgaaagtaaagaaaaatcaaacaaacataGCCGAAGCAGAAGCCGGGGAAGAGCGGACAGTGTAGAAAAGTCCAAGAAACTGGAGCATAGCCACAGCAAAGAAAGACCCCGGAAGCGTAGCGGGAGCAAAGAGCGATCCCACAAACGTGAGCATAGTGATAGTAAGGACCATACAAACAAACAGGACCGTCGACGGAGCCAAAGTACAGAGTATGATAGCCAAGAGAAGCAACAGAGAAATAAAGATGAGACTGTGTGA
- the PRPF38B gene encoding pre-mRNA-splicing factor 38B isoform X5, with protein MGLITHTDSPYIRALGFMYIRYTQPPTDLWDWFEDFLDDEEVCQRGHLLDSFLNCRTTLSWVLNRKPIFGFSKDLDVKAGGGCIMTIGEMLRSFLTKLEWFSTLFPRIPVPVQKYIDVQIKNKPRKVKENKESAEEIERHPERRRSRSPKRSASPRRSPKRSRSRSHHREGYGSSSFDRELERERERQRLEREAKERDRDKQRSRSSDRRIERRRSRSRERHRTRSRSRDRKVERRERGREKENERSRKRDRDYEKGIEKNKTDIERPRDRERSKEKKSKDEDEKRQKDDKEEKKHREDRREPKKEKKHSRSRSRERKQRSGSHSKNTVRRSRSRSKEKLSKHKSESKEKSNKHSRSRSRGRADSVEKSKKLEHSHSKERPRKRSGSKERSHKREHSDSKDHTNKQDRRRSQSTEYDSQEKQQRNKDETV; from the exons ATGGGCCTTATAACACATACGGACTCTCCATATATCAGGGCACTGGGATTTATGTATATCCG GTACACACAGCCCCCTACAGATTTGTGGGACTGGTTTGAGGATTTCCTTGATGATGAAGAGGTATGTCAGCGAgg CCATCTGTTGGACAGCTTTCTTAATTGCAGAACCACTCTTTCCTGGGTGCTTAACAGAAAACCCATATTTGGTTTCTCTAAG GACCTGGATGTCAAGGCTGGTGGAGGCTGTATTATGACTATTGGAGAGATGCTTCGCTCCTTTCTTACAAAACTGGAATGGTTTTCCACTTTGTTTCCAAGAATTCCTGTACCTGTACAGAAATATATTGATGTGCAGATAAAAAACAAGCCTAGAAAAGTTAAGGAGAACAAAGAGAGTGCTGAAGAAATAGAACGCCATCCAGAACGAAGGCGTTCAAG atCTCCAAAACGCTCTGCAAGTCCCAGAAGATCACCAAAGAGATCCAGAAGTAGAAGTCACCATCGTGAAGGTTATGGGTCATCTAGTTTTGACAGAGAACTAGAAAGAGAGCGTGAACGTCAGAGATTAGAAAGAGAAGCCAAGGAGCGGGACCGAGATAAACAAAGATCACGCAGTTCTGACCGTAGGATAGAACGCAGGCGcagcagaagcagagagaggcatAGGACCCGGAGCCGAAGTCGTGATAGAAAAgttgaaagaagagagagagggagagagaaggaaaacgAGAGAAGCAGGAAGCGAGATCGCGACTATGAGAAGGGAATTGAAAAGAACAAGACTGACATTGAAAGGCCACGAGACAGGGAAAGatcaaaagagaagaaaagtaaGGATGAAGACGAGAAACGGCAGAAGGatgacaaagaagaaaaaaagcaccGAGAGGACAGAAGAGAGCCCAAGAAAGAGAAGAAGCACAGTAGAAGTAGAAGCAGGGAGAGAAAGCAACGAAGTGGAAGTCACAGTAAGAATACTGTTAGGCGCAGTAGAAGCAGAAGCAAAGAAAAATTGAGCAAACACAAAagtgaaagtaaagaaaaatcaaacaaacataGCCGAAGCAGAAGCCGGGGAAGAGCGGACAGTGTAGAAAAGTCCAAGAAACTGGAGCATAGCCACAGCAAAGAAAGACCCCGGAAGCGTAGCGGGAGCAAAGAGCGATCCCACAAACGTGAGCATAGTGATAGTAAGGACCATACAAACAAACAGGACCGTCGACGGAGCCAAAGTACAGAGTATGATAGCCAAGAGAAGCAACAGAGAAATAAAGATGAGACTGTGTGA